The proteins below come from a single Ailuropoda melanoleuca isolate Jingjing chromosome 1, ASM200744v2, whole genome shotgun sequence genomic window:
- the NCBP2 gene encoding nuclear cap-binding protein subunit 2 isoform X2 encodes MSGGLLKALRSDSYVELSQYRDQHFRGDNEEQEKLLKKSCTLYVGNLSFYTTEEQIYELFSKSGDIKKIIMGLDKMKKTACGFCFVEYYSRADAENAMRYINGTRLDDRIIRTDWDAGFKEGRQYGRGRSGGQVRDEYRQDYDAGRGGYGKLAQNQ; translated from the exons ATGTCCGGCGGCCTTCTGAAGGCGCTGCGCAGCGACTCCTACGTGGAGCTGAGCCAGTACCGGGACCAGCACTTCCGG GGTGACAATGAAGAACAGGAAAAATTACTGAAGAAGAGCTGTACGTTGTATGTTGGAAATCTTTCCTTTTACACAACTGAAGAACAAATCTATGAACTCTTCAGCAAAAGTGGCGacataaagaaaatcattatgGGTCTGGATAAGATGAAGAAAACAGCATGTGGGTTCTGCTTTGTGGA ATACTATTCAAGAGCAGATGCAGAAAATGCCATGAGGTACATAAATGGAACTCGTCTGGATGACCGGATCATTCGCACGGACTGGGACGCAGGCTTTAAGGAGGGCAGGCAGTATGGCCGTGGTAGATCTGGGGGCCAG GTACGAGATGAGTATCGGCAGGACTATGACGCTGGGAGAGGCGGCTATGGAAAACTAGCCCAAAACCA
- the NCBP2 gene encoding nuclear cap-binding protein subunit 2 isoform X1, with protein sequence MSGGLLKALRSDSYVELSQYRDQHFRGDNEEQEKLLKKSCTLYVGNLSFYTTEEQIYELFSKSGDIKKIIMGLDKMKKTACGFCFVEYYSRADAENAMRYINGTRLDDRIIRTDWDAGFKEGRQYGRGRSGGQVRDEYRQDYDAGRGGYGKLAQNQ encoded by the exons ATGTCCGGCGGCCTTCTGAAGGCGCTGCGCAGCGACTCCTACGTGGAGCTGAGCCAGTACCGGGACCAGCACTTCCGG GGTGACAATGAAGAACAGGAAAAATTACTGAAGAAGAGCTGTACGTTGTATGTTGGAAATCTTTCCTTTTACACAACTGAAGAACAAATCTATGAACTCTTCAGCAAAAGTGGCGacataaagaaaatcattatgGGTCTGGATAAGATGAAGAAAACAGCATGTGGGTTCTGCTTTGTGGA ATACTATTCAAGAGCAGATGCAGAAAATGCCATGAGGTACATAAATGGAACTCGTCTGGATGACCGGATCATTCGCACGGACTGGGACGCAGGCTTTAAGGAGGGCAGGCAGTATGGCCGTGGTAGATCTGGGGGCCAG GTACGAGATGAGTATCGGCAGGACTATGACGCTGGGAGAGGCGGCTATGGAAAACTAGCCCAAAACCAGTGA
- the NCBP2AS2 gene encoding protein NCBP2AS2, producing the protein MVLRRLLAALLHSPQLVERLSESKPIRRAAQLTAFALMQAQLRGQDAARRLRALAAGPAGSLGRRAARFRDTFTQELRRGLRERPGSPPGSQRGPGANP; encoded by the coding sequence ATGGTACTTCGGCGGCTGTTGGCCGCCCTGCTGCACAGCCCGCAGCTGGTGGAGCGTCTGTCCGAGTCCAAGCCCATCCGGCGTGCGGCGCAGCTCACGGCCTTCGCGCTGATGCAGGCCCAGCTGCGCGGCCAGGACGCAGCCCGGCGTCTTCGAGCCCTCGCGGCTGGGCCCGCGGGCTCGCTAGGTCGCCGCGCTGCCCGCTTCAGAGACACCTTCACTCAGGAGCTGCGCCGCGGCCTCCGAGAACGCCCGGGGTCACCGCCAGGTAGCCAGAGGGGCCCGGGCGCTAACCCCTAA